The Streptomyces sp. NBC_00569 genomic sequence ACGGCGCGGGGCCTACCTGCGTCCGGGGCGCAGTGCGTGCTGGGCGGCGAGGCGGACGGGGGCGTTCTGGGCTCCGTAACCGCGGTATCCGCCCTCGCGCTGGACCACTTCGAAGAAGACCCGGCCGACCGTCTCCGTATAGAAGTGCCGGAAGGTGCCGTGCTCGTCGCGGTCGTAGAGGATGCCGAGCTCCCGGTACGTCTCCGTCTCGCCCGGGGCGAACTCGAAGCGCGCCGCCAGGTCGTCGTAGTAGTTGGGCGGTACGGGCAACGGGCGCCCGCCCGCGTCCTGGAAGGCGCGCGCGGCGGCGATCACGTCGTCCGTCGCCAGGGCGATGTGCTGGGCGCGGCCGGCGTCGTCGGCGGGGCCGGGGCCGATGCCCAGGGCGATCCGCACCCGGCCGTCGTCGTTCGTGACGGCGCGGCTGCGCAGCAGCCCGTAAGGGTCGGGGACGTCGACGCTTTCCTGGGGCCTGAGCCCGAGGACCGTGCGGTGGAAGAGCGCGGCCTCGTCGAACTGGTGCCAGGGCTGGGTCAGGGCGAGGTGGTCGATGCTCAGGACGGCGCCCCGCGGGTCCAGGTCTCCGGCACCGGCGCCGGTGCCTGTGCCTGTGCCTGGGCCGGTCAGGGGTGGGAAGTCCTCCCGCCAGTTCGGCAGGCCCGCCCGGTCCGTCGCGCAGAAGAAGATCTCCACGCCGTCGGGCGCCGCCACCGCGTCCAGCGGGGCGTCCTCCGGGGCCCGGTAGCGCGGCAGTACGGGGGCGAGGAGCGCCTCGGCGCGGGCCGCCGCACCCTCCGGGTCGGGGGATTCCAGGCCGAGCGCGGCGAGGGCGAGCCCGTCGCGGTGGCGGACCGGGTCCGTGGTGACGAGGATGCGGGCGTCGCCGCGCTCCCACAGTTCGACGGGCTTGCTGCGGTGCCTGGCCGTCCGGGCCAGGCCGAGCGCCCCGAGGAGCGAGGACACGGCACCGGCGTCCGGGGTGGTGAGTTCCGCGAAGGCGAAGCCGGTGGGCTGGACCGGTGCGGGCGGCGCCGCGATCCCGGCGGCCTCCTGGAGAAGCATCAGGGAGCGCCGGGCGTCGACGGCGGTGGGGCCCGCGTCGGCCTGCCGGAAGACGTCGTTGAACACCTCCAGCGAGAGCGGGCCCGTGTACCCGGCGTTGATCACGTGCCGGACGAGTCCGGTCACGTCCAGGCCGCCCTGCCCGGGGAAGCAGCGGTAGTGGCGGCTCCACTGGAGCACGTCCATCGCCATCAGCGGGGCGTCGGCGAGCTGGAGAAAGAAGATCTTCTCGCCGGGGATTCCCTCGATGCCCTTGGGGTCGGAGCCGCGGGCGAGGATGTGGAAGCTGTCCAGACAGGTGCCGAGCGCCGGGTGCCCCGCCGCCTCGACGATGCGCCAGGCGTGGTCGTACGTGCTGACGTGGCGACCCCAGGCGAGTGCTTCGTAGGCGACGCGGACGCCGTGTTCCTGCGCCGACTGTGCGAGCCGGTCGAGTTGTTCGGCGGCGAGCGCGTCGTCGTCGACGGCGAGGGGCGAGACGCTGGAGCACACCAGGACGGTGTCCGTGCCGAGCCGGTTCATCAGCCGGAACTTGTGCTCGGCGCGGCGCAGGTTCCGCTCGAACTCCTTCGGCGGCACGGCCTCGATGTCCCGCATCGGCTGGTAGAGGTCGATGGTCAGGCCGAGGTCGGCGGTGCGGGCCCTGATCTCCTCGGGGGTCAGGGGACTCGCGAGGAGATCGTTCTCGAAGAGCTCCACCCCGTCGAATCCGGCGGAGGCGGCGGCGGTGAGTTTCTCGGTCAGGGATCCACTGAGCGAGACGGTGGCGATCGAGGTACGCACGGCGGTGCTCCTTGGGAGGGGGACGGGGTGGCGGTGGACGAGTCGGCTGCGGGGGGGGGCGGGGTCAGCCCCGTGCGGCCGCCGCGCCCGCCAGTTCGGCGATGTCCGCGAGCATCCGCGCACTGTCCGGCTCACGGCGCGTGAAGAGGCGGAACGCGTCGGCGGCCTGGAACACCGCCATGCCCCCGCCGTCGAGCGTGGCGCAGCCCACCTCCCGTGCGGTGCGCAGCAGTTCCGTCTCCAGCGGCCGGTAGACGACTTCCGCCACCCACAGGGACGGGCGCAGCAGGCGGACGGGGAGCGGGAGTCCGGGGTGGGCGGCCATGCCGGTGGGTGTGGCGTGGACGAGGCCGTCGGCGCGGGCGAGGTGCTCCTCGATGCGGTCCGGGGTCTCGGCGGACGCGCGGCCCTCGCCGAAGTGCCGGTTCAGCGACGCGGCCAGGTCCGCGGCGCGCTCGGGCATCGCGTCCACGACGGTGAGGTGGCCGCCGCCCAGGGTGAGCACGGCGTGCGCGACGGCCGCGCCCGCGCCGCCCGCGCCGAGCTGCACGACCCGGTCGAGCGCGGCGTCGGGCAGGCCACGGGCGAAGGACGCCGCGAATCCGGTGACGTCGGTGTTGTGGCCGACGGCGCGCCCGCCCTCGAACACGACGGTGTTGACGGCGCCGAGCGCCTCGGCCTGCGGAGCGAGCTCGTCGAGGTGCGGGATGACGAGCTGCTTGCAGGGGTGGGTGATGTTCAGGCCGTCGTAGCCCACGGCCCGGGCCGCCCTCACCAGGTCGCCGACCTGGTCGGGGGTGGCCCCCAGGGGGTCGATGTCGATCAGCCGGTAGAGGTAACGCAGGCCCTGGCGGTCGGCCTCCCGCTCATGGAGCGCGGGGCTCAGCGAGGGGCCGATGCCCGAACCGATCAGGCCGACGAGGCAGGAGTCCTGAGGCACCGTTTCTCCTAATGTACGAACTGGTTCGTTAGTAATACCAGGAAGGCGGCATCCTGGAAAGGGCAGCCGCTCACCGGCCCCGGCGCTGCTTCTACAATCACCAGCACCGAACCGACCCGGAGGAACGCATGGCCACAGTCGAAGAGCCGACGCGACCCGCCGGACGGATCCGCGACGCCGCCCGCACCAAGGCCGAGATCCTCGACGTCGCCACCCAGGAGTTCGCCCGCGCCGGCTACACGGGCGCCCGCGTCGACGAGATCGCGGCCCGCACCCGCACCACGAAGCGGATGATCTACTACTACTTCGGCGGCAAGGAACAGCTGTTCACGGCGGTTCTGGAGCACGCGTACTCGGCGATCCGGCAGGCCGAGCAGGAGGTCGACGTCGACCATCTGGACCCGGTCGCGGCCATCCGCCGGCTCGCCGAGCTCACCTTCGACCACCACGAGGCGCACCCCGACTTCATCCGCCTGGTCGCGATCGAGAACATCCACGAGGCGGAGCACATCGCCGCCTCCGAACAGCTCGGCGCGCTCAATTCGCCCGCGATCGAGGTGATCCGGCGCATCCTCGACGCCGGGCACACGTCGGGCCTGTTCACGGCCGAGATCGACGCCGTCGACCTGCACGCGATGATCAGCTCGTTCTGCTTCTTCCGGGTCTCGAACCGGCATACGTTCGGCGCACTCTTCGGCCGCGACCTGGTGGCGGCGGAGCAGCGCGAGCACTACCGGACCATGCTCGGCGACATGGTCATCGCCTATCTGACGGCGGACCGCGCCGAGGACTGAGGCCGGGCGCCGGACGGGCAGCCGGTGCGGAAGTTTTAGCGGCCCACCCCTTGACACGCGGGTAACGCCAGCGCAACATCCGTAGCCATCCGCTACTAACTACCCAGTGGGTTAATTAACCCCACCGCCCCCACCCCAGGGCCGGCGAAGACACCACGACACCACCCCGCACCCCTCCGCTCGCTTCATCGCCGAAGTGTCCCCCTAGGAGTACGCCGTGACCGTCCCCTCCCCCGGCGCCGCCGCGCCGCCACAGGCCCCTGAGGGCCAGCCGCGCAAGGCAGCGCTCGCGGCCTGGACCGGCAGCGCCCTGGAGTACTACGACTTCTTCATCTACGGCAGCGCCGCCGCGCTGATCTTCCCCAAGGTCTTCTTCGACGAGTCCGACCCGGCGAACGCGACGCTGCTCTCCCTCGCCACCTTCGGCGTCGCCTACGCCGCCCGCCCCGTCGGCGCCCTCTTCCTCGGCCACATCGGCGACCGGCTCGGCCGCAAGAAGATCATGGTCTTCACGCTGGTCCTCATGGGCCTGTCGACGTTCCTCATCGGCTGCCTGCCGAGCCGCGCGCAGGTCGGCTCCCTCGCTCCCCTCCTGCTCGTGCTGTGCCGTGTGCTCCAGGGCATCTCCGCCGCGGGTGAGCAGGCGAGCGCGAGCTCGATGACGCTGGAACACGCGCCACCGGGCCGCCGCGGCTTCTTCACGAGCTTCACCCTCAGCGGCACCCAGGCCGGCCAGCTCATCGCCACGCTCGTCTTCATCCCGGTCGCGGCGCTGCCCGAGGACCAGCTGCTCTCGTGGGGCTGGCGCGTCCCGTTCTGGCTGAGCGTCGCCGTCGCCGTCGTCGGGTACGCGATCCGGCGCTCCCTGGAGGAGACCCCCGCCTTCGCCAAGCAGGCCGCGACCGAGGGCGTCGTGAAGCTGCCGCTCGCCGTCCTGCTGCGCGACCACTGGGCCGACGTCCTGCGCGTCGTCGCCGGATCCCTGATCGCCTCCGTGAGCACGATCTTCACCGTGTGGGCCCTGTCGTACGCGACGAGCGACTCGGTGGGCATGGACCGGTCCGGGATGCTGTGGGTGGGCGCCCTCGCCAACGTCGCGGCCCTCGGCGCGATCCCGCTCTGGGCGAAGCTCTCGGACCGTATCGGGCGCAGGCCGGTGTACCTCGTGGGCGCCGTCGGCAGCGCCGTGCTGATGGCCTGCTACCTGTGGGCGATCAGCACGAGGTCGTACCCGCTGGTCCTCGTCCTCGGCATCCTCACCTTCGGCGTCGTGTACAGCGCGGCCAACGGCATCTGGCCGTCCTTCTACGGCGAGATGTTCTCGACCCGGGTGCGGCTCTCCGGTGTGGCGATCGGTACCCAGATCGGCTTCGCGGTGGCCGGGTTCGCGGTGACGTTCGCCGCCCAGATCGCGGGTCCCGGCGGCGACGACTGGTCCGCGGTCGCCCTGTTCACCGCGGCGCTCTGCGTCCCGCCGGTCATCGCGGCCCTCACCGCGCGCGAGACGCACCGGGTGCCCGCGGAGCAACTCGGCCTGGGCCGGGAGGCCGAGGCCGCCGGCCGCGTACCGACGAGGGTCTGACCCGGCCCCTCTCCGAGAAACCCGAACTGCCTTGCGCCGCCCCGCACTTCACCGCCGGAATTCATACCGCGCCGAAGCGGTCCCGGTGCGGCGGCGGCGCCGTAGGGTTGATCTCCAGGCCACAGATGGGGGATGGCATGCAGCGCTACGAACGGCTCCGGCAGATCCGGCGGCTCGACCCGGACCGGGACTGGCTGACGATCTACCGGCTGACCGCCACCTACGAATTCCCGTGGGACCTCACGCGGGCACTGGAGCTGGCGCTCTACCGCACCTACGCCGTACCGAGCATCGGCCGGCTGCTCGACCTGACGGCCGAACTGACGGAGCGTCCGCAGAGGCGCTACGACGACACCTCGCTGCTGCTCGACACCGTCGTCGAGCACGGCTTCGACAGCATCCAGGGGCGCACGGCGATCCGCCTCATCAACCAGATGCACCACAGCTACGACATCAGCAACGACGACATGCGGTACGTCCTGTGCACGTTCGTCGTCGTGCCCAGACGCTGGATCGACACCTATGGCTGGCGCCGCCTCTCGCGCCACGAGGTGATCGCCTCGGCGCACTACTACCGCGCACTGGGCCGGCACATGGGTATCCAGGGCATCCCGGAGTGCTACGAGGAGTTCGAGGCCTGCCTCGACGCGTACGAGGCCGAGCACTTCGCCCGGGACGAGGCCGGCCGGCGGGTGTCGGACGCGACGCTCAGCCTCATGGCGTCCTGGTATCCGGGCATCCTGGAACCGGTGCTGAAGAAGGCGACGGTCGCGCTCCTCGACGAGTCGCTCCTGCGCGCCTTCGACTACGAGTCGCCGAGCCCTCTCACGCGCACGCTCGTACGGGGCGCCGTCCGCCTGCGCGGCCGTGCGGTACGCCTGATGCCGCCCCGCCGCGCGCCGCACCAGGCCCGCCAGAACCGGGAGATCAAGAGCTACCCGAAGGGCTACCGCGTCAGCGAGCTCGGCACGTTCCCCACGCCGGGCGTGCGCGGCTGCCCCGTCCCGCACACGGCGCCGCCCGGCGAGGGGTCAGCCGGTCACAGGCCGCCGCCGCGCACGACGTAACTGCACTGCGTGTACGAGTATCCCGGCCTGATCTCGCTCCCTGCGGCGCGGTCGGAGACGGCCGCCGTCGTGTCCGCGCTGTGCTTGTGGAGGAAGTGGTACTTCCCGGCGGGCAGCCTGATCGTGGCCTTCGGGTACTTCCTGTTCGCCTTGCAGGCCTTGCTCCGGCCCGCCGACTCGCTCGCATACATCGTGCAGGAGCCACAGGCGGCGAGCTTGACGCTGCCGGTGACCGGGCCCGTGTAGAGGACCTCGACGGGGCCCGGGCCGTCGTTGCTGACGACGAGCGTCATCCGGGCGCCGCCCGGACTCCCGGCGGGCGGCAGGTGATTGCCGGCGGCGGGACGCAGCCCGGCGATCTCGGCGGCGATCGCGATGTCCTCGGCCCTGGCCCGGTGCTTGCTGTTCTTGTACGTGTCCGCGAAGTCGGCCAGGGTCTTGCGGGCGTCGCCGAACTTCTTGTCCTTGAACTCGTCGACCCCGCAGGAGTAGACGCCCTTCTCCACGGCTGTGTCGACCTCGGCCGCCACGCCCGCCCCCGCATCGTCCGGGAGCGCGTCGGCCGTCCGGCCGATGCTGCGCAGTTCGTCCGTCGCGGTGCAGGGTTCGGCGCCGCCGAGGCTGCGGTCGCGTGCGGCGACGGCGTCGCGCAGGGCGCCTCCCACCTGTCCCGCCTGCTCCGACTTCGGGAAGGTACGCAGGAGTCGGCCGAGCTCGCCGCCGTCGGAGCCTGCGTTCTCGGCGCCGAGTCTGCCGGTGCCGCACGCATACAGGGAGGCGGCCAGGGGCTTGTCGGGCCAGGTGGCGAGGGAACCGAGCACGCCGCGATCCATGTGCCGGCCGGGGACGGTCCGCAGATAGGTCAGCGGCTCGATCGCCTCGCAGTCCTTCTTGTCCGTGTACGGCTTGGCCACGGCCTTGTAGTAGGCGTCGAGCCGGTCGGGGACCAGTCCGGCCGCCTTGGATCCTGCGTGGTCGTGGGCGAGTTCGCGGTAGCGGGCCAGCGCGGCGGTGTAGTCGGCGCGGCCTTCGGCGAACGAGGTACGGGCGGCGGCCTTCGCGACGAGCGCGTCGGCGCCGTCGAGGCGGCCGAGCAGCATCTCCTCCACGGCGTCGTCGCGCGCCGCGCCGTACGCGACGACGCCTCCCGCGGGCACGGCGAGCAGCACGATCCCGAGCGCCATCGCCACAACTGGACTGCGCAGTGGCGTAGTTGCCGCTCGCCGTGCCGCGTCCAGAGCGGCGACGAGCAGCAGGAGCCCGTACGCGACGAGCAGCCCGGCCGGTACGCCGTCGGGATCGGCGGGCAGCGCGAGGACGAGCAGCGCGGCGGTGGCGGCGAGACAGGCGACGGCCAGGACCCAGCGCCTCAGGAGAAAGTAACCGGCCCCGAGTCCGGTGAGGTTGAGCAGGCCGGCGGCCACGGCTCGCACGGGATCGGCGGGAGCCTTGGGTGCGGGGACCACCGGTGGTCGTGGCGGTGGTGGAGGCGGTGGTCCGAATGCCGGCGGACGGGTCGGCGGGGGCGGTGCGGCGGGGTACGCCTGCGGCCGTACGGGGCTCAGCGGCCGGGGGCCGGCCGGTCCGGACGCCGACCCCGTCGTGACGGGCGCCCCTGACCCGGGAGGCCCGAAACTCGGCGCGGCACCCCGGCCCGGATCTGCGCCGGACCCAGGGTCGGCGGCAGCCGAGCCGCTCGGGCCGGCCTCCGGCCCCGACGCCGGCCCCGCCCCCTCCACATTCCGGGGAATCGCATCCGCCGGCACCGCGTCCCGCGGCTCCCGCGCCCTCGATCCCGAAGGCGCCCCCGACCTCGATTCCGGATCCGACCCGGATCCCGACCCCGCGTGCCCGTCCCCCACACCCATCTCGGTCCCCCAACCGTCAGGCGTCGCGCCAGAGGGACACCATCCGCAACGGCGCACGCGCTG encodes the following:
- a CDS encoding bifunctional sugar phosphate isomerase/epimerase/4-hydroxyphenylpyruvate dioxygenase family protein, which encodes MRTSIATVSLSGSLTEKLTAAASAGFDGVELFENDLLASPLTPEEIRARTADLGLTIDLYQPMRDIEAVPPKEFERNLRRAEHKFRLMNRLGTDTVLVCSSVSPLAVDDDALAAEQLDRLAQSAQEHGVRVAYEALAWGRHVSTYDHAWRIVEAAGHPALGTCLDSFHILARGSDPKGIEGIPGEKIFFLQLADAPLMAMDVLQWSRHYRCFPGQGGLDVTGLVRHVINAGYTGPLSLEVFNDVFRQADAGPTAVDARRSLMLLQEAAGIAAPPAPVQPTGFAFAELTTPDAGAVSSLLGALGLARTARHRSKPVELWERGDARILVTTDPVRHRDGLALAALGLESPDPEGAAARAEALLAPVLPRYRAPEDAPLDAVAAPDGVEIFFCATDRAGLPNWREDFPPLTGPGTGTGTGAGAGDLDPRGAVLSIDHLALTQPWHQFDEAALFHRTVLGLRPQESVDVPDPYGLLRSRAVTNDDGRVRIALGIGPGPADDAGRAQHIALATDDVIAAARAFQDAGGRPLPVPPNYYDDLAARFEFAPGETETYRELGILYDRDEHGTFRHFYTETVGRVFFEVVQREGGYRGYGAQNAPVRLAAQHALRPGRR
- a CDS encoding shikimate dehydrogenase, with product MPQDSCLVGLIGSGIGPSLSPALHEREADRQGLRYLYRLIDIDPLGATPDQVGDLVRAARAVGYDGLNITHPCKQLVIPHLDELAPQAEALGAVNTVVFEGGRAVGHNTDVTGFAASFARGLPDAALDRVVQLGAGGAGAAVAHAVLTLGGGHLTVVDAMPERAADLAASLNRHFGEGRASAETPDRIEEHLARADGLVHATPTGMAAHPGLPLPVRLLRPSLWVAEVVYRPLETELLRTAREVGCATLDGGGMAVFQAADAFRLFTRREPDSARMLADIAELAGAAAARG
- a CDS encoding TetR/AcrR family transcriptional regulator, with protein sequence MATVEEPTRPAGRIRDAARTKAEILDVATQEFARAGYTGARVDEIAARTRTTKRMIYYYFGGKEQLFTAVLEHAYSAIRQAEQEVDVDHLDPVAAIRRLAELTFDHHEAHPDFIRLVAIENIHEAEHIAASEQLGALNSPAIEVIRRILDAGHTSGLFTAEIDAVDLHAMISSFCFFRVSNRHTFGALFGRDLVAAEQREHYRTMLGDMVIAYLTADRAED
- a CDS encoding MFS transporter; translation: MTVPSPGAAAPPQAPEGQPRKAALAAWTGSALEYYDFFIYGSAAALIFPKVFFDESDPANATLLSLATFGVAYAARPVGALFLGHIGDRLGRKKIMVFTLVLMGLSTFLIGCLPSRAQVGSLAPLLLVLCRVLQGISAAGEQASASSMTLEHAPPGRRGFFTSFTLSGTQAGQLIATLVFIPVAALPEDQLLSWGWRVPFWLSVAVAVVGYAIRRSLEETPAFAKQAATEGVVKLPLAVLLRDHWADVLRVVAGSLIASVSTIFTVWALSYATSDSVGMDRSGMLWVGALANVAALGAIPLWAKLSDRIGRRPVYLVGAVGSAVLMACYLWAISTRSYPLVLVLGILTFGVVYSAANGIWPSFYGEMFSTRVRLSGVAIGTQIGFAVAGFAVTFAAQIAGPGGDDWSAVALFTAALCVPPVIAALTARETHRVPAEQLGLGREAEAAGRVPTRV
- a CDS encoding oxygenase MpaB family protein encodes the protein MQRYERLRQIRRLDPDRDWLTIYRLTATYEFPWDLTRALELALYRTYAVPSIGRLLDLTAELTERPQRRYDDTSLLLDTVVEHGFDSIQGRTAIRLINQMHHSYDISNDDMRYVLCTFVVVPRRWIDTYGWRRLSRHEVIASAHYYRALGRHMGIQGIPECYEEFEACLDAYEAEHFARDEAGRRVSDATLSLMASWYPGILEPVLKKATVALLDESLLRAFDYESPSPLTRTLVRGAVRLRGRAVRLMPPRRAPHQARQNREIKSYPKGYRVSELGTFPTPGVRGCPVPHTAPPGEGSAGHRPPPRTT